A genome region from Macaca nemestrina isolate mMacNem1 chromosome 20, mMacNem.hap1, whole genome shotgun sequence includes the following:
- the LOC105478563 gene encoding interferon regulatory factor 2-binding protein 1 yields MASVQASRRQWCYLCDLPKMPWAMVWDFSEAVCRGCVNFEGADRIELLIDAARQLKRSHVLPEGRSPGPPALKHPATKDLAAAAAQGPQLPPPQAQPQPSGTGGGVSGQDRYDRATSSGRLPLPSPALEYTLGSRLANGLGREEAVAEGARRALLGSMPGLMPPGLLAAAVSGLGSRGLTLAPGLSPARPLFGSDFEKEKQQRNADCLAELNEAMRGRAEEWHGRPKAVREQLLALSACAPFNVRFKKDHGLVGRVFAFDAAARPPGYEFELKLFTEYPCGSGNVYAGVLAVARQMFHDALREPGKALASSGFKYLEYERRHGSGEWRQLGELLTDGVRSFREPAPAEALPQQYPEPAPAALCGPPPRAPSRNLAPTPRRRKASPEPEGEATGKMTTEEQQQRHWVAPGGPYSAETPGVPSPIAALKNVAEALGHSPKDPGGGGGPVRPGGASPAASSTAQPPTQHRLVARNGEAEVSPTAGAEAVSGGGGGTGATPGAPLCCTLCRERLEDTHFVQCPSVPGHKFCFPCSREFIKAQGPAGEVYCPSGDKCPLVGSSVPWAFMQGEIATILAGDIKVKKERDP; encoded by the coding sequence ATGGCGTCTGTGCAGGCGTCCCGCCGCCAGTGGTGCTACCTGTGCGACCTGCCCAAGATGCCGTGGGCCATGGTGTGGGACTTCAGCGAGGCTGTGTGCCGCGGCTGCGTGAACTTCGAGGGCGCGGACCGCATCGAACTGCTCATCGATGCCGCCCGCCAGCTCAAGCGCAGCCACGTGCTCCCCGAGGGCCGCTCCCCCGGGCCCCCGGCCCTTAAGCACCCGGCCACCAAGGACCTGGCTGCGGCCGCCGCACAGGGGCCCCAGCTGCCGCCCCCGCAGGCCCAGCCCCAGCCGTCAGGGACCGGCGGCGGCGTCTCGGGCCAGGACCGCTATGACAGGGCCACATCATCGGGCCGCCTCCCCCTGCCCTCGCCCGCCCTGGAGTACACTCTGGGGTCCCGCCTGGCCAATGGGCTGGGCCGTGAGGAGGCCGTGGCTGAGGGGGCGCGAAGGGCCTTGCTTGGCTCCATGCCTGGCTTGATGCCCCCTGGGCTGCTGGCAGCTGCAGTGTCTGGCCTGGGAAGCCGAGGCCTGACGCTGGCACCCGGCTTGAGTCCTGCCCGTCCCCTCTTCGGCTCCGATTTCGAGAAAGAGAAGCAGCAGAGGAATGCGGACTGTCTGGCAGAACTGAACGAGGCCATGCGGGGCCGGGCAGAGGAATGGCACGGGCGACCCAAAGCAGTGCGGGAACAGCTACTGGCGCTGTCCGCCTGCGCCCCGTTCAATGTGCGCTTCAAGAAGGATCACGGGCTGGTGGGGCGAGTGTTCGCCTTCGATGCTGCTGCCCGTCCTCCAGGATACGAATTCGAGCTGAAGCTCTTCACCGAATACCCCTGTGGTTCCGGCAATGTGTATGCCGGCGTCCTGGCGGTGGCTCGCCAGATGTTCCACGATGCTCTGCGGGAGCCGGGCAAGGCACTGGCTTCTTCGGGCTTCAAGTACCTCGAATATGAACGCCGGCATGGCTCAGGAGAATGGCGGCAGCTGGGCGAGCTGCTTACCGACGGCGTCCGCAGCTTTCGCGAGCCAGCTCCCGCGGAGGCCCTGCCCCAGCAGTACCCAGAGCCTGCCCCTGCGGCTCTCTGTGGCCCACCACCGCGAGCCCCATCCCGGAACCTGGCGCCCACGCCGCGCCGTCGCAAGGCATCCCCCGAGCCGGAGGGCGAGGCGACTGGGAAGATGACCACCGAGGAGCAGCAACAACGGCACTGGGTGGCACCTGGAGGTCCGTACTCCGCTGAGACCCCTGGTGTGCCCTCGCCCATTGCCGCCCTGAAGAATGTGGCCGAAGCCCTGGGCCACTCACCCAAGGACCCTGGCGGAGGTGGAGGGCCTGTGCGTCCAGGGGGCGCCAGCCCTGCAGCCTCCTCCACTGCCCAGCCGCCAACCCAGCATCGCCTTGTGGCCCGCAACGGTGAAGCAGAAGTCAGTCCCACAGCGGGGGCCGAAGCTGTCAGCGGGGGTGGCGGCGGCACTGGGGCGACCCCTGGGGCTCCCCTGTGCTGTACCCTGTGCAGGGAGCGGCTAGAAGACACCCACTTCGTCCAGTGCCCCTCGGTGCCCGGACACAAGTTCTGCTTTCCCTGCTCCCGGGAGTTCATCAAGGCGCAGGGCCCGGCCGGGGAGGTATACTGCCCGAGCGGAGACAAGTGCCCGCTGGTCGGCTCCTCCGTGCCCTGGGCCTTCATGCAGGGCGAAATCGCCACCATCCTTGCTGGAGACATCAAGGTTAAGAAAGAACGGGACCCCTAG
- the MYPO gene encoding myb-related transcription factor, partner of profilin produces the protein MASAAAGEAEETTRLRKPRFSFEENQILIREVRAHYPQLYGAQSRRVSVAERRRVWDGIAAKINGITSWKRTGQEVQKRWNDFKRRTKEKLARVPHSTQGAGPAAEDAFSAEEETIFAILGPGVAGPGAGAGAEEPPAAPSSQPPPPPSACPQRYVLSEDRREDRRADTSAHSKGGSSSPEPWARPSCTPQEGGCPRPKERESPPPSALQPVQLPRLALSPPPPAPPLPPPPPLAQVAPSPPSPPPPPRPPPTLSASDPSLDFLRAQQETANAIRELAGTLRQGLAKLSEALSALLPLLPGTSVDSLPPPLPPPPPPPPPPRPVLPPPAPKVEITPEPVSVVAAVVDGAVVAARGVIIAPRSEEGAPRPPPAPLPPHDSPPHKRRKGFPTRKRRGRWKSP, from the exons ATGGCCTCGGCGGCGGCGGGCGAAGCGGAGGAAACCACCCGGTTGCGCAAGCCGCGCTTCTCGTTTGAAGAGAACCAGATTCTGATCCGTGAGGTGCGCGCCCACTACCCGCAGCTCTACGGCGCGCAGAGCCGTCGGGTGAGCGTGGCCGAGCGGCGGCGCGTGTGGGACGGCATCGCCGCCAAGATCAACGGTATCACCAGCTGGAAGCGCACGGGCCAGGAGGTGCAGAAGCGCTGGAACGACTTCAAGCGCCGCACCAAGGAGAAGCTCGCTCGCGTGCCGCACTCCACGCAGGGCGCCGGGCCCGCCGCGGAGGACGCCTTCTCCGCGGAAGAGGAGACAATTTTTGCCATCctggggccaggtgtggcggGGCCAGGGGCAGGTGCTGGGGCGGAGGAGCCCCCTGCAGCCCCCTCTTCACAGCCGCCGCCCCCGCCAAGCGCCTGCCCCCAGCGCTACGTGTTGTCGGAAGACCGCCGGGAGGACCGACGTGCAG ATACATCAGCCCACAGCAAGGGGGGCTCCAGCAGCCCGGAGCCATGGGCCCGGCCCTCCTGCACTCCCCAGGAAGGGGGCTGCCCACGGCCCAAGGAGCGTGAGTCCCCACCCCCTTCCGCCCTGCAGCCGGTCCAGCTGCCTCGCCTGGCCTTGtctccaccacccccagcccctccactgccacccccaccaccactgGCCCAAGTGGCACCCTCgccccctagccccccaccccctcctcggCCTCCGCCCACGCTCTCGGCCTCAGACCCCTCCCTGGACTTCCTGCGGGCCCAGCAGGAGACTGCCAACGCCATCCGGGAGCTGGCCGGCACCCTTCGACAGGGACTGGCCAAACTGAGCGAGGCCCTGAGCGCTCTGCTGCCCCTTCTGCCAGGAACCTCAGTCgactccctgcccccacctctgcccccacccccacccccacccccaccccccaggcCCGTCCTGCCCCCACCAGCCCCCAAGGTGGAGATCACCCCAGAGCCCGTGTCTGTGGTGGCTGCTGTGGTGGACGGGGCAGTGGTGGCAGCCCGGGGAGTGATCATTGCCCCAAGGAGCGAGGAGGGGGCGCCCCggccacccccagccccactccctcCACACGACTCCCCGCCACACAAGCGGAGAAAAGGTTTCCCTACACGCAAAAGGCGCGGCCGATGGAAATCTCCGTGA
- the LOC105478564 gene encoding nanos homolog 2 produces MQLPPFDMWKDYFNLSEVVWALIANRGQRLETQETEEPSPGPPLGQDQGLGGSGANGGLGTLCNFCKHNGESRHVYSSHQLKTPDGVVVCPILRHYVCPVCGATGDQAHTLKYCPLNGGQQSLYRRSGRNSAGRRVKR; encoded by the coding sequence ATGCAGCTGCCACCCTTTGACATGTGGAAGGACTATTTCAACCTGAGCGAAGTGGTGTGGGCGCTGATCGCGAATCGGGGGCAAAGGCTGGAGACCCAAGAGACTGAGGAGCCAAGTCCTGGGCCCCCGTTGGGGCAGGATCAGGGGCTGGGAGGGTCAGGGGCCAACGGGGGCCTGGGCACCCTGTGCAACTTCTGCAAGCACAACGGGGAGTCCCGCCACGTCTACTCCTCACACCAGCTGAAGACACCAGACGGCGTGGTGGTGTGTCCCATCCTGAGGCACTACGTGTGTCCTGTGTGCGGTGCCACCGGTGACCAGGCCCACACGCTCAAGTACTGCCCGCTCAACGGTGGCCAGCAGTCCCTCTACCGCCGCAGCGGGCGCAACTCGGCCGGACGCAGGGTCAAGCGCTGA